One Streptomyces umbrinus genomic window, CCGAGCGGCCCTCGGTGGTGATGTGCCGACGGCGGCGCAGGCCCATCGGGGTGTGGCCGGTGGCGAGGTAGAAGGGGCGGGCGACCGGGGCCCGCCAGTCGATCAGGATCGGGGTGTGCTCGGTGTCGTCGGCGCGGATGCCGATGCGGCCGATGTGGTGGGTGAGGCCCGTGGTCAGGTCGATGCGGCCGAAGCAGAGCGAGCCGTCCACCGCGTTGAGCGCGGCGAGCAGGCCGGAGCGCTCGGCGACGAGGATGTCCCGCTCCAGTCGGGCCTGCTGTGGTGCGCTGCCCTGCGCGAGCGCGTCCGCCACCGAGGCCTCGGTGCCGCCGCGCAGGGCGTCCACGCGCGCGTACAGACCGTCGATGAATTCCTGCTCGTGCCTCAATTCATCGTCGGTGAATTCTGTGTGTGATCCCCTGTTTGACAATTCCGCTCCTGGCCGGATATACTGCGCCTAGTGAACTTCTTCGCGACCAACTTCCTTGAAGTCGCGAACCATTCAATATACGCAGAGAAATCCCCCGCAGGCAATTGACCGCGGGGGATTTGTTGTTTGCGCCGGCTACAGCACGTCGGCCAGTTCCTCCAGCAGCCGCCGCTTGGGCCGGGCGCCCACCATCGACTTCACCGGCTGCCCGTCGCGGAACACGATGAGCGTGGGCATCGACAGCACTCCGTACGCGTTCGTGGTCTCCGGGTTCGTGTCCACGTCCAGTTGCACCACCTTGAGCCGGTCGCCCTGCTCGGCGGCGACGGCGCTCAGCACCGGCGCGATCTGCCGGCACGGCGGGCACCAGTCGGCGGTGAACTCCACCAGCACGGGCAGCTCCGCCCCGATCACCTCGGCCTCGAAGTCCGCGTCCGTCACTTCGGCCACACCCGCTGCTCTGATCACTTGAAGGTCCCTCCCAGTTCGCACACGGGCTCCGGACCGCCCGGAACCTCCGCCCCGGCCGCCAGCTCGTCCCTCGACGCCTCGGCCCGCGCCAACTGCCCGCCGACGTGCGCGCGTACGGCCTGCAACTCACCGATCAGCGCGTCGAGTTCGCCCAGCTTGCGCCGGTACACGGCGAGTGACGCCGGGCAGGAGTCGCCCTCCGGATGCCCGGCCCGCAGACACTCCACGAAGGGCCGCGTCTCCTCCAGGTCGAACCCGAAGTCCTGCAGCGTCCTGATCTGCCGCAGAAGCTTCAAGTCGTCCTCGTCGTAGGTGCGGTACCCGTTGCTCCCCCGCCGCGCGGGCAGCAGCCCCCGCGACTCGTAGTACCTGAGGGTCCGCGTGGTGGTCCCGGCCCGCGCCGCCAGCTCGCCGATTCGCATGCGTACGAAC contains:
- a CDS encoding MerR family transcriptional regulator is translated as MRIGELAARAGTTTRTLRYYESRGLLPARRGSNGYRTYDEDDLKLLRQIRTLQDFGFDLEETRPFVECLRAGHPEGDSCPASLAVYRRKLGELDALIGELQAVRAHVGGQLARAEASRDELAAGAEVPGGPEPVCELGGTFK
- the trxA gene encoding thioredoxin gives rise to the protein MIRAAGVAEVTDADFEAEVIGAELPVLVEFTADWCPPCRQIAPVLSAVAAEQGDRLKVVQLDVDTNPETTNAYGVLSMPTLIVFRDGQPVKSMVGARPKRRLLEELADVL